A segment of the Serratia fonticola genome:
CCCTTCCTGCTGTGTGACCAGGCCCAGCAGGAAAACCTCGCCATTTTCGGTCGTTACCTTCACGTTCGACGATTTGACGGTATCGCTGGTCAGGATCTGCGAACGCACCTTGGTGGTGATCCAGGTATCTGACGAAGCGGTTCCCAGGCTGACCGGCGTGCCTTGGCGAATTTCGTTGTAAACCTCGGTGGCCCCGTCAACGCCAAGAGCGATCTGCTTCGCACGGCTGGCCAGTTCGGTGTTAGGGGCTTGGCCGGTCAACAGCACTTTTCCCTGATAGGCAGTTGCTACGACGCGGGCTTCTTTTTTCAGTTGCTGATCTTTACCCAAGGCATTTTCAACCCGAGCTTCCAGCGTACTGTCATCGACCTGTGTCCCTACGGTGCGGGGATCGGTGGCCGTTTTGGTGGCAACGGCTGCGCTGCCAACAACTACGCCAGCGACGCAGCCTTGTAATAGCAGGGCGCTGAACAGCACTGCAAATGTGGCTTTTAGCTTCATCTCAGTTCCTTTAATCGTCCTGGTGGGGGAACAATGTGTTATCAATCAGGTCGCATAGGCAATTTACGGTAAGCATATGCATTTCCTGAATGCGTGCACTGCGGTGAGAGGGAATGCGGATTTCCACATCCTGCTGGCCGAGTAAGCCTGCCAGCTCTCCACCGTCGTAGCCGGTAAGCGCCACAATGGTCATATCGCGCGTTACGGCGGCTTCGACCGCTTTCACAATATCACGGCTATTACCGCGGGTGGAAATTGCCAGTAGCACGTCACCGGCGTGGCCGAGTGCGCGTACCTGCTTGGCATACACTTCGTCATGCAGACGATCGTTGCTGATCGCCGTCAGCACCACGTTATCGGCATTTAACGCAATGGCTGGCAGACTGGGGCGTTCGGTTTCAAAGCGATTGATCATACTGGCGGCAAAATGCTGGGCGTTGGCAGCCGAGGTGCCATTGCCACAGCACAGGATCTTGTTACCGTTTAACAGTGATTGGACTAAGGTCATCGCGGCACGGGATATGGCGTCAGGCAGGGCTTCCGCCGCCGCAATCTGGGTTTGGATACTTTCGGTAAAACAGACTTTGATTCTATCCAGCACGTTGTTTAATCCACTAAAGTCAAAGTGCCGTTCGGCACCGGTATACCCGTCTTCTTTCCAGCTGTAGCGTTGTTCACTGCGACTTGAAATCCATAGGGTAGAAACAAAGATTAATCCGCATTGAAGGCATTCGGTATCCATTCTAGCTGGCTACCGGTGATGGCTAAAACATCAAAACGGCAAGATGATGTGTCAAAACTGGCTCCGCGCCCCGCCAGCCATACGGCAGCGGCATGCAGCAACCGTTGTTGCTTGCGGTAAGTTATGCTGGCAGCAGCATCACCAAAGGTGGCGCTGCGCCGATAGCGTACTTCAACGAACACCCAGGTTTGACCATCGCGCATGATGAGGTCGAGCTCACCGCCACGCACCGCCACATTGGCGGCGGTGAAGGTCAGCCCCGCGCGCTCCAGGTAACGGCGGGCCACTGCTTCATAGCCCGCTCCTTTGGCGCGTTGACTCAGGAGACCGGAACGACCGAGCCCTGGCGGTATTGCAGCCAAGTCAGCTTCCTGGTGATCACGCAATTCGGTGAGGATGTTAACACACCCGTGGTGCCTGAGACCTGGAACCCTGGCAGTTGGTGCATTTCAGCAAAGTGATTGGCTAATGTCCAGGCGTCCATTCCCATGGCATAGAGGCGCACCAGAGAATAGTCGTTGCGGAATTTTGCACTGGCTTGCTGCTGCAGCTGTGGGTTGGCACCTGCCAATAACGGGATATCACTGAACTGCAGCCCTTCCATCTCCAGACGGAAATCTGGGCCGGCACCGGCCTGATAACTGCGGGAGCTGGCAAACAGAGCGGGTTTGCTGCGTGAGCTGGTGGTCATGTCGATCATCGGTTTGATCAGCGTCAGCTGATCCTGCGTTGCGACGATGTACACCGCATCAATGCTGCCACCGGTGGCCGTTGGGATATCGCTTGGTGGAGCCGGAATGGTCAGGCCCGCGATAGTGACCGACTGTTGCACCGGTGCCTGTACGGTTACTGGCGTACCGCTTATACGGATACCGCCGCTGTTGACCATCTGACGCAATTCACCGGTAGAACCGATCCCTTGTTGCAGTACGGTCTGGCCCCCCAGTTTCTGCCACTCTTCGGTAAAGGCTTTGGCAATGCGATCGCCAAAGGAACCGCGCGGTATCAACAGCAACGGCTGGCGTTTCTGCTGTTCCCAGATATGGCGGGCAGCATCTCTGGCTTCATCTTCTGGAGACAGGGCGAAGTAACAGATATTCGGGCTGTCTTTCGGCTGCTCAGGCTGGTTGAGAGCCAGCACGTTCAGCGTGGTTGGTGTGGACGCGAGCTGATCGACATCGGCTTTCAGTAACGGGCCTACCACCAGGGTTGCTCCATCCTGCTGCGCCTGGGCCAGCAAGGCGGGTAAAGGCTGGCTGGTGGTATCGTAGACTTTCACCTGTCCACCGGTTGCCGGGGCTGGCGTGACCGGCGCTGGGGGAGCCGGTTGGGCTGCGGTTACCGGGGCGCTATCCGCAACAGGGGCGGAAGTGCTTACGGCACCATTGGCGTTAATACCGGCCGCTGGTGTGCTCTGATCCGGATTATTGGTTGGCTGTGGTGCCGGTGCGGTGAGTGCAATACCACTTTGGGCCGCATTAAAGCCTTGCTGGATGGCATCGGCAAACACCTTCGCCTGGCCATTCAACGGTAGCAACAGGGCGATATGGGAGGTGGAAGCCTGAGTAAAATTCAGCACCTGATTGAGCTGAGTTGGCAGGCTTTTTGCCGCCGGGTTCTGCGGATAACGGTTTTGCCAATCTTTGATCCCGGCTTTCAGCAGATCGGGATCCTGGCGGTTTTCCTGATAAACACGCAACAGATCCAGCCAGCCTTGCAGCACGTTTTCGTTGGCGTTGATTACCAGGCTGTTCATGTCAGCGGGCTTCAGACCCAACAGGGTCTGCCAGGTTTTATCCAGGTTATCCTGATGGGCTTGGGCGCTCAGCAACGGTTCCTGGGCAATATAGGCCCGGATCAGCGGCAACGAAGCCTGGCCCTGGTTAGCCGCAATCTGCGCCT
Coding sequences within it:
- the dolP gene encoding division/outer membrane stress-associated lipid-binding lipoprotein, with the protein product MKLKATFAVLFSALLLQGCVAGVVVGSAAVATKTATDPRTVGTQVDDSTLEARVENALGKDQQLKKEARVVATAYQGKVLLTGQAPNTELASRAKQIALGVDGATEVYNEIRQGTPVSLGTASSDTWITTKVRSQILTSDTVKSSNVKVTTENGEVFLLGLVTQQEGQSAAQIASQVSGVKHVTTAFTYVK
- the diaA gene encoding DnaA initiator-associating protein DiaA — translated: MLDRIKVCFTESIQTQIAAAEALPDAISRAAMTLVQSLLNGNKILCCGNGTSAANAQHFAASMINRFETERPSLPAIALNADNVVLTAISNDRLHDEVYAKQVRALGHAGDVLLAISTRGNSRDIVKAVEAAVTRDMTIVALTGYDGGELAGLLGQQDVEIRIPSHRSARIQEMHMLTVNCLCDLIDNTLFPHQDD
- a CDS encoding YraN family protein, whose amino-acid sequence is MSQRAKGAGYEAVARRYLERAGLTFTAANVAVRGGELDLIMRDGQTWVFVEVRYRRSATFGDAAASITYRKQQRLLHAAAVWLAGRGASFDTSSCRFDVLAITGSQLEWIPNAFNAD
- a CDS encoding penicillin-binding protein activator, translating into MLSSTFVRPKVGRLVPAILVALLLAGCPSQAPQTPPSNIQDEASANADYYLQQLQQSSDNNKADWQLLAIRALTREGKLPEAAQQLSTLPQNLSATQQQERELLSAELQVANKNYGAARDALNQIDNSSLSANQLVRLYQAQIAANQGQASLPLIRAYIAQEPLLSAQAHQDNLDKTWQTLLGLKPADMNSLVINANENVLQGWLDLLRVYQENRQDPDLLKAGIKDWQNRYPQNPAAKSLPTQLNQVLNFTQASTSHIALLLPLNGQAKVFADAIQQGFNAAQSGIALTAPAPQPTNNPDQSTPAAGINANGAVSTSAPVADSAPVTAAQPAPPAPVTPAPATGGQVKVYDTTSQPLPALLAQAQQDGATLVVGPLLKADVDQLASTPTTLNVLALNQPEQPKDSPNICYFALSPEDEARDAARHIWEQQKRQPLLLIPRGSFGDRIAKAFTEEWQKLGGQTVLQQGIGSTGELRQMVNSGGIRISGTPVTVQAPVQQSVTIAGLTIPAPPSDIPTATGGSIDAVYIVATQDQLTLIKPMIDMTTSSRSKPALFASSRSYQAGAGPDFRLEMEGLQFSDIPLLAGANPQLQQQASAKFRNDYSLVRLYAMGMDAWTLANHFAEMHQLPGFQVSGTTGVLTSSPNCVITRKLTWLQYRQGSVVPVS